One region of Mangifera indica cultivar Alphonso unplaced genomic scaffold, CATAS_Mindica_2.1 Un_0015, whole genome shotgun sequence genomic DNA includes:
- the LOC123205763 gene encoding uncharacterized protein At2g29880-like, producing the protein MIEERLPSSGLKATPHIESRVKLLKRQYNVINEMIENGSGFGWNDEEKCVTASKDGLRHKPFPHYDSLVIVFGKDRATGVGAETTIDAVEELDTENLDNNEDAIEVDVELDSDYNDQDKEDAIGSKKQTVNEGINQKTANSKKRKRNDEGFSRLVEEIGKFGKSYKVVQQEIHEITSYFKKEVEGKNRRMSLFNALLEFDSVSRQELLNVREHIIKEEHKIDFFFELPMDFLKDYVIK; encoded by the exons ATGATAGAGGAAAGACTTCCATCTAGTGGATTGAAAGCTACACCTCACATTGAATCTAgagttaaattattgaaaagacaatACAATGTCATAAATGAGATGATTGAGAATGGAAGTGGCTTTGGATGGAATGATGAAGAGAAATGTGTTACCGCTTCAAAAGAT GGTTTAAGGCACAAACCTTTCCCACACTATGACTCGTTAGTTATAGTGTTTGGAAAAGATAGGGCCACTGGTGTAGGGGCTGAAACAACAATTGATGCTGTGGAGGAACTTGATACTGAGAATTTGGATAACAATGAGGATGCAATAGAAGTTGATGTTGAGCTTGATAGTGACTATAATGATCAAGATAAAGAAGATGCAATTGGATCAAAAAAGCAAACAGTGAATGAGGGAATAAATCAGAAAACTGCAAATAGcaagaagaggaaaagaaatgATGAAGGCTTCTCAAGATTGGTTGAAGAAATTGGTAAGTTTGGGAAATCTTATAAAGTTGTCCAACAAGAAATACATGAAATTACCTCTTATTTCAAAAAAGAGGttgaaggaaaaaatagaagaatGAGTTTGTTTAATGCTTTGTTAGAATTCGATAGTGTTAGTAGACAAGAGTTGCTTAATGTTAGAGAGCATATTATTAAGGAGGAGCACAagattgattttttctttgaacTGCCTATGGATTTCTTGAAGGATTATGTCATTAAATAA